From the Debaryomyces hansenii CBS767 chromosome F complete sequence genome, the window GATTTGATTATGAACGAATCTACCAGAGATCGTTTCAAGGTCAGATCTCAgatcatttctttcattCGTAAGTTTTTAGATACTAGAGATTTTACTGAAGTTGAAACCCCAATGATGAATGTTATTGCTGGAGGTGCTACTGCTAAACCATTCGTTACTCATCACAATGATTTGAACATGGATATGTTCATGAGAATTGCGCCAGAATTATTCTTAAAAGAATTAGTTGTTGGTGGTATGGATAGAGTCTACGAAATCGGTCGTCAATTTAGAAATGAAGGTATCGATATGACCCATAACCCAGAATTTACCACTTGTGAATTCTATCAAGCTTATGCCGATGTTTATGACTTAATGGATATGACTGAATTACTTTTCTCCGAAATGGTCAAGAAAATTACTGGTGATTACAAGGTTACTTACCATCCAGAAGGTCCAGAAGGTAAAGCTTTGACTTTAGATTTCACCAGACCATGGAAGAGAGTCAATATGatcgaagaattagaaaaggTTTTCAATGTTACCTTCCCAGCTGGTGATCAATTGCATACCGAAGAAACAGgtaaatttttgaaacaaATCTTAATCGACCACAAATTAGATTGTTCTCCACCATTAACCAACGCTAGAATGTTAGATAAGTTGGTTGGTGAATTAGAAGACGCTTCTATTAACCCAACTTTCATTTTCGGTCATCCTCAAATGATGTCCCCATTAGCCAAGAAAGATAGAGATAATGTTGGTTTATGTGAAAGATTTGAGGTTTTTGTTGCTACTAAAGAAATTTGTAATGCTTACACAGAATTAAACGATCCATTTGATCAAAGACAAAGATTCGAAGAACAAGCTAGACAAAAGGCTCAAGGTGATGACGAAGCACAAATGGTTGATGAAACCTTCTGTAACGCTTTGGAATACGGTTTACCACCAACCGCTGGTTGGGGTTGTGGAATTGATAGATTAGCCATGTTCTTAACTGACTCTAATACTATCAGGGAAGTTTTGTTATTCCCAACTTTAAAGCCTGATGCATTAGTTAAAGGTGAAGAGACATCTGATAATTAGTTTTACTTAGTTAATAGATCTAGCTCCATAAATtgtttttaataatgtCACACAACTATTTAGTTGTTAGTATTTagtaaaatatatattattctgAGACACATATTTGTACGATATATGAAAAAAAGCTATTATACAAGAAATAAACAACCACGAACTCATCTTCTCACCAAATCACCCCTTCTCTTCATCTCTAATGCCTTTTTATAAGGAGGTGCGGTTGGCATTTGAACAGGATCCAAGGCcaatttcttaaaatttGTATCCAAAGTATATGTTGCATCTGAATCAACATCATTTAAATCACCGCAAGCAACAAATTTTGCTATCAATCTCTCTTCGTCTTCCGGAAGATCCAAATGCTCCAAATTATCGCTTCTACCAATATTGGCACcttcaaaaaattcttcCGTTGACT encodes:
- a CDS encoding DEHA2F06820p (similar to uniprot|P15180 Saccharomyces cerevisiae YDR037W KRS1 Lysyl-tRNA synthetase), with translation MSEEVAKVAEQLQKTYLDDVTGEQVSKTELKKRQKQRANDAKKAEKAAKSAASAPKVAKKKDQLVDLNPNQYFEIRSRQIDELRQANLADGSAFNPYPHKFHVSIQLPAFAEKYKDLKKGESLKDVEVKVSGRIMGKRESGSKLKFYVLKGDGVQIQIMAQAQDVENAEEYEKMHEYLRRGDIIGVTGYPGRTSPAKGGEGEVSVFATSVQLLTPCLHMLPTEHYGFKDQEARYRKRYLDLIMNESTRDRFKVRSQIISFIRKFLDTRDFTEVETPMMNVIAGGATAKPFVTHHNDLNMDMFMRIAPELFLKELVVGGMDRVYEIGRQFRNEGIDMTHNPEFTTCEFYQAYADVYDLMDMTELLFSEMVKKITGDYKVTYHPEGPEGKALTLDFTRPWKRVNMIEELEKVFNVTFPAGDQLHTEETGKFLKQILIDHKLDCSPPLTNARMLDKLVGELEDASINPTFIFGHPQMMSPLAKKDRDNVGLCERFEVFVATKEICNAYTELNDPFDQRQRFEEQARQKAQGDDEAQMVDETFCNALEYGLPPTAGWGCGIDRLAMFLTDSNTIREVLLFPTLKPDALVKGEETSDN